CCGCTGCCGGTACGGCAGCCGCAGCAGCGCCGCCCAGAGACGTTCGCGGCCGGCCACGTCGGGGAGGTCGTACGGCACCGGCGTCGCCGCCGCCGCATGGCTGCGTTCGAGCGTGAGCCTGCGGGCGCGGTTGCGGACGCGGTTGACGACGGCGCGGTGCAGGTACGCGCCGAACGCGTTCTCGTCGCGCAGCCCCCCGATCCGCGACGCCGCGCGAAGGAAGGCCTCCTGCGCCACGTCCTCGGCCGCGGCGCGGTCACCGGTGAGCAGGTACGCGAGCCGCGTCGCGCCGGGGAGGTGCGCGCGGTACAGCTCGCTCACCCGGTCGGAGGGCACCGCGACCCTCCCCTCGTCCGCGTAGGTGGTCGTCACGGGAGAGAGACACGCGGCGACCGTTCCGGGTTCCACCGTAGACAAACCTCACGACGCCGCTGCGCGGCGCCGCGGGGGCCCCGGATAG
The sequence above is a segment of the Frankiaceae bacterium genome. Coding sequences within it:
- a CDS encoding SigE family RNA polymerase sigma factor; translation: MTTTYADEGRVAVPSDRVSELYRAHLPGATRLAYLLTGDRAAAEDVAQEAFLRAASRIGGLRDENAFGAYLHRAVVNRVRNRARRLTLERSHAAAATPVPYDLPDVAGRERLWAALLRLPYRQRAALVLRYYLDLSEADVAERLGCRPGTVKSATARGLAALRADLSTDEVPDD